Proteins from a genomic interval of Prevotella sp. E13-27:
- a CDS encoding NADH-quinone oxidoreductase subunit B: protein MEIKPKIKSIPYEEWNDNESLEKLIDQLHEGGVNVITGSLDKLINWGRANSLWSLTFATSCCGIEFMACGCARYDFARFGFEVTRNSPRQADLIMCAGTITHKMAPLLKRLYDEMAEPKYVIAVGGCAISGGPFKSSYHVVKGIEEIVPVDVFIPGCPPRPEAIMYGMMQLQRKVKIEKFFGGANHKQNNEEAQLGVSNEELTARRLGDHRRETIVVTDVPEDFVKEMASQTNQTTQTSNTSNTQKEEENA, encoded by the coding sequence ATGGAAATAAAGCCGAAAATCAAGTCGATCCCCTATGAAGAGTGGAATGACAACGAGTCGCTCGAGAAGCTGATTGATCAGCTCCATGAGGGTGGCGTAAATGTGATTACGGGCAGTCTGGACAAGCTCATCAACTGGGGACGCGCAAACTCGCTTTGGTCTCTTACTTTTGCTACCAGCTGCTGCGGTATTGAGTTTATGGCTTGTGGCTGTGCACGTTACGACTTCGCCCGCTTCGGATTCGAAGTTACGCGTAACTCTCCACGACAGGCTGACCTCATCATGTGTGCAGGTACCATCACTCACAAGATGGCTCCACTGTTGAAGCGTCTGTACGACGAGATGGCTGAACCAAAGTATGTTATTGCTGTGGGTGGCTGTGCTATCAGCGGAGGTCCCTTCAAGTCAAGCTATCATGTAGTAAAGGGTATCGAGGAAATCGTTCCTGTTGATGTGTTCATCCCAGGATGTCCTCCACGTCCAGAGGCTATCATGTATGGCATGATGCAGTTGCAGCGTAAGGTGAAGATTGAAAAATTCTTCGGTGGCGCTAACCACAAACAGAACAACGAGGAGGCTCAGTTAGGCGTATCTAATGAGGAGCTCACAGCTCGCCGACTGGGCGATCATCGCCGCGAGACCATCGTGGTAACTGATGTGCCCGAGGATTTTGTGAAGGAGATGGCTAGCCAAACTAATCAGACTACTCAAACTAGTAATACTAGTAACACCCAAAAAGAGGAGGAAAACGCATGA
- a CDS encoding NuoI/complex I 23 kDa subunit family protein produces the protein MEKEQSYFGELGHGIKTLATGMKITWKEYFKDFFTNKSTEQYPENRKTTLHVSARHRGRLVFKRDENGAYKCTACTLCEKACPNGTIKITSHMAEDPETGKKKKVLDDYQYDLGDCMFCQLCTNACNFDAIEFTNDFENATFDRSKLVLHLDKEQYKGGSLPNLIDGGAPQEIGKFNTKTK, from the coding sequence ATGGAAAAAGAACAATCATATTTTGGAGAACTCGGGCACGGCATTAAGACGCTGGCTACTGGTATGAAGATTACCTGGAAGGAATACTTCAAGGACTTCTTTACCAATAAGTCAACTGAGCAGTACCCTGAGAATCGCAAGACCACACTTCACGTTTCTGCTCGCCATCGTGGTCGCTTGGTGTTCAAGCGCGACGAGAACGGTGCATACAAGTGTACGGCTTGTACTTTGTGCGAAAAGGCTTGTCCTAACGGCACCATCAAGATTACCAGTCACATGGCTGAAGACCCTGAGACAGGTAAGAAAAAGAAGGTGCTCGATGACTATCAGTATGATTTAGGCGACTGCATGTTCTGCCAGCTCTGTACTAATGCCTGCAATTTCGACGCAATTGAGTTTACTAACGATTTCGAGAACGCTACGTTCGATCGCTCTAAGCTGGTGCTTCACCTTGACAAAGAGCAGTACAAGGGTGGTTCGCTGCCCAACCTGATTGATGGTGGTGCTCCACAGGAAATCGGTAAGTTTAACACCAAAACGAAGTAA
- a CDS encoding NADH-quinone oxidoreductase subunit J: protein MANAIMFTILAIVILGSALLCVTTTRIMRAATFMLFVLFGVAGIYFLLDYTFLGAAQISVYAGGVTMIYVFAIQLVSKQTLQGMVEKIKTSRMIGNGLVVLVSLIVVSLILVKTGFYSNFDAVADAEVSMKEIGNALVGSEKYQYVLPFEFISIFLLACIIGGLVVARKEEKE from the coding sequence ATGGCAAACGCAATTATGTTTACAATCCTCGCGATCGTCATTCTTGGCTCAGCACTGCTGTGCGTGACGACAACGCGAATTATGCGAGCCGCAACATTCATGTTGTTTGTGCTCTTTGGCGTGGCAGGCATCTATTTCCTGCTCGATTATACATTCCTTGGTGCTGCCCAGATCAGCGTCTATGCCGGTGGCGTGACAATGATCTATGTCTTCGCCATTCAGCTTGTCTCTAAGCAAACCCTGCAGGGAATGGTTGAGAAGATCAAGACTAGCCGCATGATTGGCAACGGACTTGTTGTCCTTGTTTCTCTCATCGTTGTAAGCTTGATTCTCGTGAAGACTGGCTTCTACTCAAATTTCGATGCTGTGGCTGATGCCGAGGTTTCGATGAAGGAGATTGGTAATGCCCTTGTGGGTAGTGAGAAGTATCAGTATGTGCTGCCGTTCGAGTTCATCTCGATATTCTTGCTGGCATGTATCATTGGTGGATTAGTAGTAGCAAGAAAGGAGGAGAAAGAATAA
- a CDS encoding NADH-quinone oxidoreductase subunit N encodes MNYVQFLNMIPEAILVALLLVVFFADFALNKSENKLSKLWTITCGALVLQTAVLFGTMEPAEAFGGIYVTSEMVNVMKIILTMGTLIVVIMSKTWLETNKKISGEFFMLVLSTLLGMYMMMSSGSFLMFFLGLEMASVPMACMVAFDKNRKNSAEGAAKYILVATFSSGVMLFGISFLYAATGSLYFEDVADELTTSPLTIMGLVFFFSGLGFKISLVPFHLWTADTYQGAPTPVTGYLSVVSKGAAALTLCIILTKVFDSMIDYWNPLLWIVIMLSITVANLFAIRQNELKRFMAFSSISQAGYIMLAVIGGDAQVGATALTFYVLVYVAANMAVFTVISAVENNGGSTMMSAYNGLYSTNPKLALLMTLALFSLAGIPPFAGMFSKFFVFLAAVNGHNGAPFWPYFVVFVALVNTVISLYYYLLIVKAMYITKEENPLPAFSMDGATKISLVLCTAGICLLGVASCIYEWIAGAAL; translated from the coding sequence ATGAATTACGTACAATTCTTAAATATGATTCCAGAGGCTATATTAGTAGCGTTGCTGCTTGTGGTCTTCTTTGCTGACTTTGCATTGAACAAGAGTGAGAATAAGCTTTCTAAACTCTGGACTATTACATGTGGTGCATTAGTCCTTCAGACTGCCGTCCTGTTTGGTACTATGGAGCCTGCTGAAGCTTTCGGCGGCATCTACGTTACCTCCGAGATGGTCAACGTGATGAAGATTATCCTCACAATGGGTACACTCATCGTTGTCATTATGTCGAAGACGTGGTTAGAGACCAATAAGAAGATTTCTGGCGAGTTCTTCATGCTGGTTCTCTCTACTCTGCTCGGCATGTATATGATGATGTCTTCAGGCTCATTCCTGATGTTCTTCCTTGGTCTTGAGATGGCTTCTGTTCCTATGGCTTGTATGGTTGCCTTCGATAAGAACCGTAAGAACTCTGCTGAGGGCGCAGCTAAGTACATCCTTGTGGCTACATTCTCAAGTGGTGTGATGCTCTTTGGTATCTCGTTCCTCTATGCTGCTACAGGTTCTCTGTATTTTGAAGATGTGGCAGATGAGCTGACCACTTCTCCGCTCACCATCATGGGTCTCGTGTTCTTCTTCAGCGGATTGGGATTCAAGATTTCTCTTGTTCCCTTCCACTTATGGACTGCTGACACCTATCAGGGTGCTCCTACACCTGTCACAGGTTATCTGAGCGTAGTGTCGAAGGGAGCTGCAGCTCTCACTCTGTGCATCATCCTCACCAAGGTGTTTGATTCTATGATAGACTATTGGAACCCACTGTTGTGGATTGTTATCATGCTCTCTATTACAGTGGCTAACCTCTTTGCCATTCGTCAGAACGAGTTGAAGCGCTTCATGGCTTTCTCGTCAATCTCACAGGCAGGCTATATCATGCTGGCTGTCATCGGTGGCGATGCTCAGGTAGGTGCTACTGCACTAACGTTCTACGTGCTGGTTTATGTAGCAGCTAACATGGCTGTCTTCACCGTTATCAGCGCTGTGGAGAATAATGGAGGAAGCACAATGATGTCTGCCTACAATGGTCTTTATAGCACCAATCCTAAGTTGGCTCTGCTCATGACTCTCGCTCTGTTCTCTTTGGCAGGTATCCCACCATTTGCAGGTATGTTCTCAAAGTTCTTCGTGTTCCTTGCTGCTGTCAATGGTCACAACGGAGCTCCATTCTGGCCATACTTCGTGGTGTTCGTGGCTTTGGTTAACACTGTGATTTCACTTTACTACTATCTGCTCATCGTGAAGGCTATGTATATAACAAAGGAGGAGAATCCTCTGCCAGCCTTCTCTATGGACGGCGCTACTAAGATTTCCCTCGTTCTGTGTACAGCAGGCATCTGCCTCCTTGGCGTTGCCTCTTGCATCTATGAGTGGATTGCTGGTGCAGCCCTGTAA
- a CDS encoding cation diffusion facilitator family transporter: MKSTRDSQIYKVTMAGGAANVALLVFKFVAGVLGHSSAMIADAVHSLSDFITDVIVIIFVWISAIPKDKSHDYGHGKYETLAMTIIGLALIAVAIGIVYDGAEKIIAWAGGKQLEAPGMLALWAALISIATKEVVYRYTMTKSVQLNSQALRANAWHHRSDALSSIGTAVGIGGAIFLGQRWTVLDPMASVIVGLFIVKVAIVLLRDAIGDLTEQSLPEDIEEEILQLAASIPGVVEPHDLHTRRIGSHYAIELHILMNGDITLKEAHDKASEVEEVLKKKYGEETHISVHVEPK, translated from the coding sequence ATGAAATCGACAAGAGACAGTCAAATATACAAAGTGACAATGGCGGGCGGAGCAGCAAACGTAGCCCTGCTCGTATTCAAGTTCGTAGCTGGAGTTTTAGGACATAGCTCAGCGATGATTGCTGATGCCGTACACTCACTAAGTGACTTCATCACTGATGTTATAGTAATAATATTTGTATGGATAAGTGCAATACCAAAGGACAAGTCACATGACTATGGTCACGGCAAATACGAAACGCTGGCAATGACTATCATTGGCTTGGCGCTGATTGCTGTCGCAATAGGAATAGTCTATGACGGAGCAGAGAAGATAATAGCATGGGCAGGCGGTAAACAGCTCGAAGCCCCTGGCATGCTTGCCCTATGGGCAGCCCTGATCTCTATAGCCACGAAGGAAGTTGTATATCGATACACAATGACCAAGTCAGTACAGCTTAATTCACAAGCACTGAGAGCCAACGCATGGCATCATCGCAGCGATGCTCTCTCGTCAATAGGAACTGCTGTGGGCATAGGTGGAGCAATATTTCTCGGACAGCGCTGGACGGTGCTCGACCCAATGGCATCTGTCATCGTAGGATTGTTTATAGTCAAGGTTGCTATTGTGCTGCTACGCGATGCCATAGGCGACCTTACAGAGCAGTCTTTACCAGAAGATATCGAGGAAGAGATTTTGCAGCTGGCGGCATCTATTCCTGGAGTAGTTGAACCTCATGACCTGCACACTCGACGAATAGGCAGTCACTATGCCATTGAGCTACACATACTGATGAACGGTGACATAACGCTGAAAGAAGCTCACGACAAAGCCTCTGAGGTGGAAGAAGTATTGAAAAAGAAATACGGCGAAGAGACACATATTTCTGTACATGTGGAGCCGAAATAA
- the nuoH gene encoding NADH-quinone oxidoreductase subunit NuoH codes for MFDFSIFTQWFDALLRETLGLGDFLSILIECVLVGVVVLTAYALIACALIFMERKVCAYFQCRLGPMRVGYWGLLQVFADVLKMLIKEIFFVDKADKFLYIVAPFLVIIGSVGAFCFLPWNNGATILDFNVGVFLLTAISSIGVVGIFLAGWGSNNKYSVVSAMRGAVQMISYEMSLCLCLITAVILTGTMQMSGIVEAQTGPWKWLIFQGHVPAIIAFLVFLVAGNAEANRGPFDMAEAESELTAGHHTEYSGMGFGFFYLAEFLNLFIIAGIAAAVFLGGWAPMNIGVEAVDAVMNYIPGIVWFMLKAFGLVWILMWIKWTFPRLRIDQILKLEWKYLMPLALINLVVMTVVVALGFYF; via the coding sequence ATGTTTGATTTCTCTATTTTTACACAATGGTTCGACGCTCTCCTTCGCGAGACACTCGGTTTAGGAGATTTCCTGTCGATATTAATTGAGTGCGTGCTCGTAGGTGTAGTCGTATTAACGGCTTATGCTCTGATTGCCTGCGCACTGATATTTATGGAGCGTAAAGTCTGTGCCTACTTCCAGTGCCGTCTTGGCCCGATGCGTGTAGGATACTGGGGCTTGCTACAGGTTTTTGCCGACGTGTTGAAGATGCTTATCAAGGAGATCTTCTTCGTTGACAAGGCTGATAAGTTTCTCTATATTGTTGCTCCATTCCTCGTTATTATCGGTTCTGTGGGCGCCTTCTGCTTCCTTCCTTGGAACAATGGCGCAACCATTCTTGATTTTAATGTAGGCGTATTCCTCTTGACAGCCATCTCTTCAATTGGCGTCGTTGGTATCTTCCTCGCTGGTTGGGGCTCTAACAACAAATACTCTGTTGTGTCGGCTATGCGTGGCGCAGTACAGATGATCTCGTATGAGATGTCGCTCTGTCTCTGTCTCATTACTGCTGTAATCCTGACAGGTACAATGCAGATGAGTGGAATCGTAGAAGCTCAGACCGGTCCTTGGAAGTGGCTCATTTTCCAAGGTCATGTCCCAGCTATCATCGCTTTCCTCGTGTTCCTCGTAGCTGGTAATGCTGAGGCAAACCGTGGTCCGTTCGATATGGCTGAGGCTGAGAGTGAGCTTACCGCTGGTCATCATACTGAGTATTCAGGAATGGGCTTTGGCTTCTTCTATCTGGCTGAGTTCCTCAATCTCTTTATTATAGCAGGTATTGCTGCTGCCGTATTCCTTGGCGGCTGGGCTCCTATGAATATTGGTGTGGAGGCTGTTGATGCTGTGATGAACTACATTCCTGGCATCGTATGGTTCATGCTGAAGGCCTTTGGTCTTGTGTGGATTCTCATGTGGATTAAGTGGACCTTCCCACGTCTGCGTATCGACCAGATTCTGAAACTCGAGTGGAAATACCTTATGCCGCTGGCGCTCATTAACCTTGTGGTGATGACTGTGGTTGTGGCTTTGGGATTTTATTTCTAG
- the nuoL gene encoding NADH-quinone oxidoreductase subunit L, translated as MGFEYSIFILLLPLLSFIVLGLAGMKMSHKTAGLIGTCSLGLVTILSYMTAFQYFGADRVNDVYQTFVPYNFTWLPLGNLHFDMGILLDPISVMMLIVISTVSFMVHIYSFGYMHGEKGFQRYYAFLSLFTMSMLGLVLATNIFQMYMFWELVGVSSYLLIGFYYPLKPAIAASKKAFIVTRFADMFFLVGILTFGYFTDSFSFSFAGDIVMGQGTTPFIEGNMSKAVAAGACIIPTALTLMFIGGAGKSAMFPLHIWLPDAMEGPTPVSALIHAATMVVAGVFQIARMFPLWIEYAPEALSIVVWVGVFTAFYAAAVACAQSDIKRVLAFSTISQIAFMMVSLGVSLPSHEAGVVLDNHAQLGYMAGMFHLFTHAMFKACLFLGAGCIIHAVHSNEMSMMGGLRKYMPITHITFLISCLAIAGIPPFSGFFSKDEILTACMHYSPVVGWIMTGVAAMTAFYMFRLYYGIFWGTENKEAHAHHTPHEAPWMMTFPLIFLSLVTILCGFLPFGHFVSASGQAYDIHLDWTVAGTSIVVAVCSILLATYIYKGEKQPIADKLYKTFPRLHRAAYKRFYQDEIWQYVTHRIIFRCISTPIAWFDRHVVDGTFNFMAWGANEGGESLRSWQSGDVRQYAVWFLTGSVALTLILLAL; from the coding sequence ATGGGATTCGAATATTCAATTTTCATTCTCCTTCTGCCTCTGCTGTCCTTCATCGTGTTAGGACTTGCTGGCATGAAGATGTCGCATAAGACCGCAGGCCTTATCGGCACGTGTTCATTGGGACTCGTCACCATTCTGTCATACATGACTGCATTCCAGTATTTTGGAGCAGATCGTGTTAACGACGTTTATCAGACGTTTGTTCCATATAACTTCACTTGGTTGCCTCTTGGCAATCTGCACTTCGACATGGGTATCCTCTTGGATCCTATATCGGTTATGATGCTCATCGTCATCTCTACGGTGTCATTCATGGTGCACATTTATTCGTTCGGCTACATGCATGGCGAGAAGGGCTTCCAGCGTTACTATGCTTTCCTGAGCCTCTTCACAATGTCTATGCTGGGTCTCGTTCTGGCCACCAACATCTTCCAGATGTATATGTTCTGGGAGCTCGTGGGTGTTTCTTCTTATCTGCTCATCGGCTTCTACTATCCTTTGAAGCCGGCTATTGCTGCATCAAAGAAGGCTTTCATCGTGACCCGCTTTGCCGATATGTTCTTCCTCGTGGGTATTCTGACCTTCGGCTATTTCACCGATTCGTTCAGCTTCTCATTTGCAGGTGACATCGTAATGGGGCAGGGGACAACACCATTCATCGAGGGTAATATGTCTAAGGCTGTAGCTGCAGGTGCCTGCATTATTCCTACGGCTCTGACTCTGATGTTTATTGGTGGTGCAGGTAAGTCTGCTATGTTCCCCTTGCACATTTGGCTTCCAGATGCAATGGAAGGTCCAACACCTGTATCTGCACTTATCCACGCTGCTACGATGGTGGTAGCTGGTGTGTTCCAGATTGCACGTATGTTCCCATTGTGGATCGAATATGCGCCAGAGGCTTTGTCTATAGTTGTATGGGTGGGCGTATTCACTGCTTTTTATGCAGCTGCTGTTGCTTGTGCTCAGAGCGATATTAAGCGTGTGCTTGCATTCTCAACCATTTCACAGATAGCATTTATGATGGTGTCTCTTGGTGTCAGCCTGCCTTCTCACGAGGCCGGTGTGGTGCTTGATAACCATGCTCAGCTGGGCTATATGGCCGGTATGTTCCATCTGTTCACACACGCCATGTTCAAGGCTTGTCTGTTCCTCGGTGCCGGTTGTATTATCCATGCCGTACATTCTAACGAGATGTCGATGATGGGTGGTCTACGTAAGTATATGCCTATCACTCATATCACCTTCCTGATTTCATGTCTGGCCATTGCAGGTATACCTCCGTTCTCAGGCTTCTTCTCTAAGGACGAGATACTGACTGCCTGCATGCACTACAGTCCTGTGGTAGGTTGGATCATGACGGGTGTTGCTGCTATGACCGCTTTCTATATGTTCCGTCTGTACTACGGTATCTTCTGGGGTACAGAGAATAAGGAGGCTCACGCACATCACACACCGCATGAAGCACCTTGGATGATGACCTTCCCGCTTATCTTCCTGTCATTGGTGACCATCCTTTGTGGCTTCCTGCCCTTCGGTCACTTCGTGTCAGCCAGCGGTCAGGCGTATGACATCCATCTCGATTGGACGGTTGCCGGTACATCTATTGTGGTTGCTGTCTGCTCTATCCTGTTGGCCACCTATATATATAAAGGTGAGAAACAGCCCATTGCCGACAAACTTTACAAGACCTTCCCTCGTCTGCATCGCGCTGCCTACAAGCGTTTCTATCAGGACGAGATTTGGCAGTATGTTACCCATCGCATCATCTTCCGTTGTATCTCTACTCCTATTGCCTGGTTCGATCGTCACGTTGTTGACGGAACGTTCAACTTTATGGCATGGGGCGCTAATGAGGGTGGCGAGAGCCTCCGTTCTTGGCAGAGTGGCGATGTGCGTCAGTATGCTGTGTGGTTCCTCACAGGTAGTGTGGCATTAACATTAATCCTATTAGCTCTATAG
- the nuoK gene encoding NADH-quinone oxidoreductase subunit NuoK: MVPVECYFVLSALLFFIGVYGFVTRRNLLAMLISVELVLNAVDINFAAINRMLYPDGMEGMFMTLFVIGVAAAESAVAIAIIINVYRNFKSDTADSITNMKG, encoded by the coding sequence ATGGTACCTGTTGAATGTTATTTCGTGCTCAGCGCACTTTTGTTCTTCATCGGCGTTTATGGCTTTGTTACTCGTCGTAACCTGCTCGCTATGCTCATCTCTGTCGAGCTGGTTCTCAACGCCGTTGATATCAACTTCGCAGCAATCAACCGTATGCTCTATCCCGATGGAATGGAAGGCATGTTCATGACCCTCTTTGTCATTGGTGTTGCAGCTGCTGAGAGTGCTGTGGCTATAGCTATTATTATCAATGTCTATCGCAACTTCAAGAGCGATACGGCAGACAGTATTACTAACATGAAAGGATAA
- a CDS encoding NADH-quinone oxidoreductase subunit A, with the protein MNFTMLITVFLTAITLVAAAYIIAKLIGPRSYAKVKGEPYECGIPTRGTSWLPVHVGFYLFAILFLMFDVETVFLYPWAVVVKDFGVMALLSIGFFLVVLVLGLAYAWRKGALEWK; encoded by the coding sequence ATGAATTTCACAATGTTAATTACCGTCTTCCTGACGGCTATTACACTGGTGGCGGCTGCTTACATTATTGCTAAGCTGATAGGTCCGCGCTCATACGCCAAGGTGAAAGGAGAACCCTACGAGTGTGGTATTCCTACTCGTGGTACTTCCTGGCTGCCTGTGCATGTGGGCTTCTACCTGTTCGCCATCCTGTTCCTCATGTTCGATGTGGAAACGGTGTTTCTGTATCCATGGGCTGTAGTAGTGAAGGACTTCGGAGTGATGGCGCTGCTGTCAATCGGGTTCTTCTTGGTAGTATTAGTGCTGGGTCTCGCATACGCCTGGCGGAAAGGAGCGCTTGAATGGAAATAA
- a CDS encoding NuoM family protein — protein sequence MNILSLFVLIPALMLLGLWIARNLNQVRGVMVAGSSCLLALSIWLCYYYVTNHDNPAAWSNNMMLVASTPWFESLNINYAVGVDGISVVMLLLSSIIVFTGTFASWQLKPLTKEYFLWFTLLSTGVFGFFICVDMFTMFMFYEVALIPMYLLIGVWGSGKKEYAAMKLTLMLMGGSALLILGVLGIYYFNGEYSGVYTMNVNEIAKTSHMIPVSIQNAFFPFIFIGFGVLGALFPFHTWSPDGHASAPTAVSMLHAGVLMKLGGYGCFRVAMYLLPEAAQQLSWIFLILTTISVVYGALSACVQTDLKYINAYSSVSHCGLVLFALLMMSQTAVTGAILQMLSHGLMTALFFALIGMIYGRTHTRDIRELAGLMKIMPFLAVGYVIAGLANLGLPGFSGFIAEMTIFVGAFGAEPLAGDPNTSFRMVATIIACTSIVVTAVYILRVVGKILYGEVENKHFLELTDATWDERVAVICLIFCVAGLGCAPFFFSDMISPSAGSILQSIGVM from the coding sequence ATGAATATATTAAGTTTATTCGTTTTGATTCCCGCCCTGATGCTTCTGGGATTGTGGATTGCCCGCAACCTTAATCAGGTGCGTGGTGTGATGGTGGCAGGCTCGTCTTGCTTGCTTGCCCTGTCTATATGGCTTTGCTATTATTATGTGACCAATCACGATAATCCCGCTGCTTGGTCAAATAATATGATGCTTGTGGCTTCGACCCCTTGGTTTGAGTCTCTTAACATCAACTATGCAGTAGGTGTTGATGGCATCTCTGTTGTGATGCTGCTCCTGTCGAGCATCATCGTGTTCACAGGCACATTCGCCTCTTGGCAGCTGAAGCCCCTTACTAAGGAGTATTTCCTTTGGTTCACCCTGCTTTCTACAGGTGTGTTTGGCTTCTTCATCTGCGTTGACATGTTCACAATGTTCATGTTCTATGAGGTAGCTCTTATTCCTATGTACCTTCTTATTGGTGTATGGGGTTCAGGCAAGAAGGAGTATGCAGCTATGAAGCTTACACTTATGCTGATGGGTGGTTCTGCGCTTCTCATCCTTGGTGTGCTTGGTATATACTATTTCAATGGTGAGTACAGCGGTGTCTATACGATGAATGTGAACGAGATTGCAAAAACATCTCACATGATTCCTGTATCTATACAGAACGCTTTCTTCCCCTTCATCTTCATTGGCTTTGGTGTTCTTGGCGCTCTGTTCCCATTCCACACATGGTCACCAGATGGTCATGCTTCTGCGCCAACAGCTGTGTCAATGCTCCATGCTGGCGTGCTGATGAAGCTTGGAGGTTACGGATGTTTCCGTGTAGCAATGTACCTTCTGCCTGAAGCAGCTCAGCAACTGTCTTGGATATTCCTTATCCTGACTACAATATCTGTTGTCTATGGTGCTTTGTCAGCTTGCGTGCAGACAGACCTGAAGTACATCAATGCTTACAGCTCTGTGTCTCACTGTGGTCTTGTGCTCTTTGCTCTGTTGATGATGAGCCAGACAGCTGTGACAGGTGCTATTCTTCAGATGCTCTCTCACGGTCTGATGACGGCTCTTTTCTTCGCCCTCATCGGTATGATCTACGGACGTACACATACTCGTGACATTCGTGAGCTTGCAGGTTTGATGAAGATAATGCCTTTCCTTGCAGTAGGCTATGTGATAGCAGGTCTTGCAAACCTCGGTCTGCCAGGCTTCTCAGGCTTTATTGCTGAGATGACAATCTTCGTGGGCGCATTTGGTGCTGAGCCTCTTGCTGGCGACCCCAACACGTCGTTCCGTATGGTTGCTACCATCATTGCATGTACTTCAATCGTCGTAACAGCAGTCTATATCCTTCGTGTTGTTGGTAAGATTCTCTATGGCGAGGTTGAGAACAAGCACTTCCTTGAGCTCACCGATGCAACTTGGGATGAGCGCGTTGCTGTTATCTGCCTCATCTTCTGTGTTGCAGGTCTTGGCTGTGCTCCGTTCTTCTTCAGCGACATGATTTCGCCGAGTGCAGGCAGCATTCTTCAATCAATTGGTGTAATGTAA